A genomic region of Zalophus californianus isolate mZalCal1 chromosome 1, mZalCal1.pri.v2, whole genome shotgun sequence contains the following coding sequences:
- the LOC113916460 gene encoding 40S ribosomal protein S6-like: MKLNISFPATGCQKLIEVDDEHKLRTFYETRMATEVAADALGEEWKGYVVQISGGNEKQGFPMKQHVLTHGHVHLLLSKGHSCYRPRRTEERKHKSVPGCIVEANLRVLNLVIVKKREKDIPGLTDTTVPCRLGPKRTRRIRKLFDLSKEDDVRQYVVRKPLNKEGKKPRTKAPKIQRLLLQHKWWHIALKQQRTKKNKEEAAEYAKLLAKRMKEAKEKRQEHIAKRQRLSSLTASTSKSESSQK, from the coding sequence ATGAAGCTAAACATCTCTTTCCCAGCTACTGGCTGCCAGAAACTCATTGAAGTGGACGATGAACACAAACTTCGCACCTTTTATGAGACACGTATGGCCACAGAAGTTGCTGCTGATGCTCTGGGTGAAGAATGGAAGGGTTATGTGGTCCAAATCAGTGGTGGCAATGAAAAACAAGGCTTCCCCATGAAGCAGCATGTCTTGACCCATGGCCATGTCCATCTGCTGCTGAGTAAGGGGCATTCCTGCTATAGACCAAGGAGGActgaagagagaaagcacaaatctGTTCCGGGTTGCATTGTGGAGGCCAATCTCCGTGTTCTCAACTTGGTCATTGTAAAAAAACGGGAGAAGGATATTCCTGGACTCACTGATACTACTGTGCCTTGTCGCCTGGGGCCCAAAAGAACCAGGAGAATCCGCAAACTTTTCGATCTCTCTAAAGAAGATGATGTCCGCCAGTATGTTGTGAGAAAGCCCCTaaacaaagaaggtaagaaaCCTAGAACCAAAGCTCCTAAGATTCAGCGTTTGTTACTCCAGCACAAATGGTGGCATATTGCTTTGAAGCAGCAgcgcactaagaaaaataaggaagaggctgcagaatatgctaaacttttggccaagagaatgaaggaggccaaagaaaaacgCCAGGAACATATTGCCAAGAGACAGAGGCTATCCTCTCTGACAGCTTCTACCTCTAAGTCTGAGTCCAGtcaaaaataa
- the LOC118357334 gene encoding 10 kDa heat shock protein, mitochondrial yields the protein MAGQAFRKFLPLFDRVLVERSAAETVTKGGIMLPEKSQGKVLQATVVAVGSGSKGKGGEIQPVSVKVGDKVLLPEYGGTKVVLDDKDYFLFRDGDILGKYVD from the coding sequence ATGGCAGGGCAGGCGTTTAGAAAGTTTCTTCCCCTCTTTGACCGAGTTTTAGTTGAAAGGAGCGCAGCTGAAACTGTAACCAAAGGAGGTATTAtgcttccagaaaaatctcaaggaaaagtGTTGCAAGCAACAGTAGTAGCTGTTGGATCGGGCTCTAAAGGAAAGGGTGGAGAGATTCAACCAGTTAGTGTGAAAGTTGGAGATAAAGTTCTTCTCCCAGAATATGGAGGCACCAAAGTAGTTCTAGATGACaaggattatttcttatttagagaTGGTGACATTCTCGGAAAGTATGTGGActga